In Candidatus Terasakiella magnetica, the DNA window ACTTTTCGTAACTATAGCGCCCAAGTTCATGATCATGGACTTTGCCCTTAATGCCAGCCTCTTCCAAGGCTTCTTGTGCGGCACTTTCACGTGCGCTCATGCCGGGCTCATGAATGCCCTTTGGCACCACCCAATGTTTATGGGCACTTGAAGAGATAATTAGAATTTCAGGCTCACCATTTTGCATCATACGATAAGGCACGACACAAGACTGACGATAATAATAGGCAGGGCGAACACGTTCTTGGGTTTTGCCCTCAGCTGTAACAAAGGGAAAGGTTTTGGGTAAGCTGTGAGGACTAATCACTTGAATGCAATCTGCATGGCTCAGGTCACGCCAGCTCCCCTCAAAGCGCAAAAGAACCAACATGCCTGGGTCCATCGGGACATATTTTTGACTGAGGTTGGCCACAAGCATGGATAGGCCCGGGTTATGTCCAACAACCATCAAGCGCTGCACGTCATCCGATATTTTAGAAATTTCACTCATCACCTCAATTGGTGCTGCATTATAAAGGCTGCGTTCTTCTTGAATGATTTTGGTGCCTAATCCTGCTGATTTACAGCATTTATGCGCTGTTGTATGGGCGCGTTCTGCAGGTGATGTTAAAATAAAGTCCGGCTTCAAGTCATGTTCATCCAACCATACGCCAAGACGTTGTGCACGCCGTTTTCCCTTATTTTTCAGCTCACGTGCGAAATCACCGTTTGGGTGGTTCAGTTTAGTTTCACCGTGTCGTAAAATTAACAGGTCCCTTGTCATAACTATCAATCCATTACTT includes these proteins:
- a CDS encoding histidine phosphatase family protein: MTRDLLILRHGETKLNHPNGDFARELKNKGKRRAQRLGVWLDEHDLKPDFILTSPAERAHTTAHKCCKSAGLGTKIIQEERSLYNAAPIEVMSEISKISDDVQRLMVVGHNPGLSMLVANLSQKYVPMDPGMLVLLRFEGSWRDLSHADCIQVISPHSLPKTFPFVTAEGKTQERVRPAYYYRQSCVVPYRMMQNGEPEILIISSSAHKHWVVPKGIHEPGMSARESAAQEALEEAGIKGKVHDHELGRYSYEKWQATCTVSVYPMEVTDELSKEEWEESHRLRRWVSLPSALELIGNEKLAAVVEKLHAYLAEKRA